In one Kitasatospora cineracea genomic region, the following are encoded:
- a CDS encoding ATP synthase F0 subunit B — protein sequence MDVQQKLDEIIAVVEKAKAMPMSSSCVVNRAELTGLLRDLREAMPAELAQAQSVVADHQQMVADAQAQADHIIRGAHDERGSLISDTEVVRQAQAEADRVLAEARTEVQTKRAEADDYVDSKLANFEVVLTKTLGAVGRGRQKLRGDSGVYEPEQDGTEDGEEFRPRISPSPEADEYVDVKLATLEAVLSATLEAVGKGRDKLLGKAPIDELGAYLAAADEAQQLKDRAEAVAAGFADGAAPEDPQNWYADVPQQQSWPEQTPAAAGWQQPGEDPYGQPQPGEDPYGQQQAPQYAEAYGGGYDPAAAPQTDPYGQPYGQQQPVDPYYQQQQPQYQQPQGFDQWGNPLPVDPYGYQQQPQQQAQLPQQQAGLDETSFFDTSMIDMTRLRELGGR from the coding sequence GTGGACGTGCAGCAGAAACTCGACGAGATCATCGCCGTGGTCGAGAAGGCGAAGGCGATGCCGATGTCGTCGTCCTGCGTGGTCAACCGCGCCGAGCTGACCGGCCTGCTCCGCGACCTGCGGGAGGCGATGCCCGCCGAACTCGCCCAGGCGCAGTCGGTGGTGGCGGACCATCAGCAGATGGTGGCCGACGCCCAGGCGCAGGCCGACCACATCATCCGCGGCGCGCACGACGAGCGCGGCTCGCTGATCTCCGACACCGAGGTGGTCCGGCAGGCCCAGGCCGAGGCGGACCGGGTGCTCGCCGAGGCCCGCACCGAGGTGCAGACCAAGCGCGCCGAGGCCGACGACTACGTCGACTCCAAGCTGGCCAACTTCGAGGTGGTCCTCACCAAGACGCTCGGCGCGGTCGGCCGCGGCCGGCAGAAGCTGCGCGGCGACTCCGGCGTCTACGAGCCGGAGCAGGACGGCACCGAGGACGGCGAGGAGTTCCGGCCGCGGATCAGCCCCAGCCCGGAGGCCGACGAGTACGTCGACGTGAAGCTGGCCACCCTGGAGGCGGTGCTCTCGGCCACCCTGGAGGCGGTCGGCAAGGGCCGCGACAAGCTGCTCGGCAAGGCCCCGATCGACGAGCTGGGCGCTTACCTGGCCGCCGCCGACGAGGCCCAGCAGCTCAAGGACCGGGCCGAGGCGGTGGCCGCCGGCTTCGCCGACGGCGCCGCCCCCGAGGACCCGCAGAACTGGTACGCGGACGTCCCGCAGCAGCAGAGCTGGCCCGAGCAGACCCCGGCCGCGGCCGGCTGGCAGCAGCCCGGCGAGGACCCGTACGGCCAGCCGCAGCCCGGCGAGGACCCGTACGGCCAGCAGCAGGCCCCGCAGTACGCCGAGGCGTACGGCGGCGGCTACGACCCGGCGGCGGCCCCGCAGACCGACCCGTACGGCCAGCCCTACGGGCAGCAGCAGCCGGTCGACCCGTACTACCAGCAGCAGCAGCCGCAGTACCAGCAGCCGCAGGGCTTCGACCAGTGGGGCAACCCGCTGCCCGTCGACCCGTACGGCTACCAGCAGCAGCCCCAGCAGCAGGCGCAACTGCCGCAGCAGCAGGCCGGGCTGGACGAGACCAGCTTCTTCGACACCAGCATGATCGACATGACCCGGCTGCGGGAGCTCGGCGGCCGCTGA
- a CDS encoding acylphosphatase: MQGHDSRRSVRATIWVRGRVQQVGFRWWTRARALEIGLTGYTSNLGDGRVQVVAEGSRADCERLLAALRGPGTPGQVSGVTEIWTAVGDGYQGFVIR, encoded by the coding sequence ATGCAAGGTCACGACAGCCGCCGGTCCGTCCGCGCCACCATCTGGGTGCGCGGTCGCGTCCAGCAGGTGGGGTTCCGCTGGTGGACCAGGGCCAGGGCCCTGGAGATCGGGCTGACGGGCTACACGAGCAACCTCGGGGACGGCCGCGTCCAGGTGGTCGCCGAGGGGTCGCGCGCCGACTGCGAGCGGCTGCTCGCCGCGCTGCGCGGGCCCGGAACGCCTGGTCAGGTCAGTGGAGTCACCGAGATCTGGACCGCCGTGGGCGACGGGTACCAGGGCTTCGTGATCCGATGA
- a CDS encoding MFS transporter: MKSIPRRLAVLRGREFRLFFTGYAVSLFGSSMASVAVAFAVLDGGGGGSGLGVVMTARIVPIVLLLVLGGAAADRLGPRRVMLGSDALRCATQAAAAALLFAGHGTVWALAALAALWGLGEAVFLPALDALLPRLVPAADLADANALTGIARNGAAVAGPALAGLLTATAGSGWVLLIDAASYAVGLTALALLRVPVLPAGAGGPGLIAELRDGWDEFRTRRWLWVSVLQGCLFNLLVWAPFLVLGPVLARERLGGASGWGAVMGAYGAGAVLGGLALLGRRARRPLRATLAVTAGWALPSGALALGEPLPLVVLAAAGAGVTSIVSGTLFSTLVQRHVPPQALGRVGGYVTLGAFAFGPVGLALAGPLASAVGAGTVLGWGAAWQVVSCAAVLAVLGRREPVAAEAPPDVRTAPVPSGDGGRGPSDR; encoded by the coding sequence ATGAAGTCGATTCCACGGCGGCTCGCCGTCCTGCGCGGGCGGGAGTTCCGCCTCTTCTTCACCGGCTACGCCGTCTCGCTGTTCGGCTCCTCGATGGCCTCGGTGGCGGTGGCGTTCGCGGTGCTGGACGGCGGGGGCGGCGGCTCCGGGCTCGGGGTGGTGATGACCGCCCGGATCGTGCCGATCGTGCTGCTGCTGGTGCTCGGCGGGGCGGCCGCGGACCGGCTGGGGCCGCGCCGGGTGATGCTCGGCTCGGACGCGCTGCGCTGCGCGACCCAGGCGGCCGCTGCGGCGCTGCTGTTCGCCGGGCACGGCACGGTGTGGGCGCTGGCCGCGCTGGCGGCGCTGTGGGGGCTGGGCGAGGCGGTGTTCCTGCCCGCGCTGGACGCGCTGCTGCCGCGGCTGGTCCCGGCCGCCGACCTGGCCGACGCCAACGCGCTGACCGGCATCGCCCGCAACGGCGCCGCGGTGGCCGGCCCGGCCCTGGCCGGGCTGCTGACCGCCACCGCCGGGTCGGGCTGGGTGCTGCTGATCGACGCCGCCTCGTACGCGGTGGGCCTGACCGCGCTGGCCCTGCTCCGCGTCCCGGTCCTGCCCGCCGGGGCCGGCGGCCCCGGGCTGATCGCCGAACTCCGCGACGGCTGGGACGAGTTCCGCACCCGGCGGTGGCTGTGGGTGAGCGTGCTGCAGGGCTGCCTGTTCAACCTGCTGGTGTGGGCGCCGTTCCTGGTGCTGGGCCCGGTGCTGGCCCGCGAGCGGCTCGGCGGGGCGAGCGGCTGGGGCGCGGTGATGGGAGCCTACGGGGCGGGCGCGGTGCTGGGCGGGCTGGCGCTGCTGGGGCGGCGGGCCCGGCGGCCGCTGCGCGCGACGCTGGCGGTGACGGCGGGCTGGGCGCTGCCCTCGGGGGCGCTCGCGCTGGGCGAGCCGCTGCCGCTGGTGGTGCTGGCGGCGGCCGGGGCGGGGGTCACCTCGATCGTCTCCGGCACCCTGTTCTCCACCCTGGTGCAGCGCCACGTCCCGCCACAGGCGCTGGGCCGGGTCGGCGGGTACGTGACGCTGGGGGCGTTCGCGTTCGGGCCGGTCGGGCTGGCGCTGGCCGGGCCGCTGGCCTCGGCGGTCGGGGCGGGGACGGTGCTGGGCTGGGGCGCGGCCTGGCAGGTGGTGTCCTGCGCGGCGGTGCTGGCGGTGCTGGGCCGCCGGGAGCCGGTCGCCGCCGAGGCGCCCCCGGACGTGCGAACGGCCCCCGTCCCGTCCGGGGACGGGGGCCGGGGGCCGTCGGACCGCTGA
- the rsmD gene encoding 16S rRNA (guanine(966)-N(2))-methyltransferase RsmD — protein MPRVIAGRAGGRRLAAPPGRNTRPTSDKAREAMFSTVEALFGPVAGARMLDLFAGSGAVGLEALSRGAAHALLVEADASAVRTVRENVRTLGLPGAEVRADKAEKVVAGPPPAEPYDLVFLDPPYAVEDAALREMLVTLRSGGWLSEHVLVTVERSTRGGEFGWPDGFEGLRSRKYGEGTLWYGRAATGADQDS, from the coding sequence ATGCCTCGCGTGATCGCCGGCCGTGCCGGAGGCCGCCGTCTCGCCGCGCCGCCCGGCCGGAACACCCGCCCGACGTCCGACAAGGCGCGGGAGGCGATGTTCTCCACCGTCGAGGCGCTGTTCGGGCCGGTCGCCGGGGCCCGGATGCTCGACCTGTTCGCGGGCAGCGGCGCGGTCGGGCTGGAGGCGCTCTCCCGCGGGGCCGCGCACGCCCTGCTGGTGGAGGCGGACGCGAGCGCGGTGCGGACCGTCCGGGAGAACGTCCGCACGCTGGGGCTGCCCGGCGCGGAGGTGCGGGCCGACAAGGCCGAGAAGGTGGTCGCGGGGCCGCCGCCGGCCGAGCCGTACGACCTGGTGTTCCTGGACCCGCCGTACGCGGTGGAGGACGCCGCGCTGCGCGAGATGCTGGTCACACTCCGCTCTGGGGGCTGGCTGTCCGAGCACGTTCTCGTCACCGTGGAACGCAGCACCAGGGGCGGCGAGTTCGGCTGGCCGGACGGCTTCGAGGGGCTGCGCTCGCGCAAGTACGGCGAGGGCACGCTCTGGTACGGTCGCGCCGCTACTGGGGCTGATCAAGACTCGTAG
- a CDS encoding YceD family protein — MNRLDHRDPLVFDTHELGRRPGSLRKVSRTLEAPAELGVADVIGVPEKSEITLELRLESVVEGVLVTGTAEAHVTGECSRCLEPVEDDLEVAFQELYYYPESEERHRAVAGDDFDEESEDETYRLEGDLFDLQPVLRDAVVLALPLQPVCQDDCLGLCSECGARLSDDPAHHHDAADPRWAALQGLSAAPGDEGDEE, encoded by the coding sequence TTGAACCGCCTCGACCACCGCGACCCGCTCGTGTTCGACACGCATGAGCTCGGCCGTCGCCCCGGTTCGCTGCGCAAGGTCTCCCGCACCCTGGAGGCCCCGGCGGAGCTGGGCGTCGCGGACGTGATCGGCGTTCCCGAGAAGAGCGAGATCACGCTGGAGCTCCGCCTGGAGTCGGTGGTCGAGGGCGTGCTGGTCACCGGCACCGCCGAGGCCCACGTCACCGGCGAGTGCTCCCGCTGCCTGGAGCCGGTGGAGGACGACCTGGAGGTCGCCTTCCAGGAGCTGTACTACTACCCGGAGTCCGAGGAGCGTCACCGCGCGGTTGCGGGGGACGACTTCGACGAGGAGTCCGAGGACGAGACTTACCGCCTGGAGGGCGACCTGTTCGACCTCCAGCCGGTGCTGCGTGACGCGGTGGTGCTCGCACTGCCGCTGCAGCCGGTGTGCCAGGACGACTGCCTGGGTCTGTGCTCCGAGTGCGGGGCCCGCCTGAGCGACGACCCGGCGCACCACCACGACGCCGCCGACCCCAGGTGGGCGGCCCTGCAGGGACTCTCCGCCGCCCCCGGCGACGAGGGTGACGAGGAATAA
- the rnc gene encoding ribonuclease III: MSDSGSSTRKPNPGTNGGKGGGPASTEYDVLEGRLGYTLERALLVRALTHRSYAYENGGLPTNERLEFLGDSVLGLVVTDTLYRLHPEVAEGTLAKLRAAVVNSRALAEVGRGLDLGAFIRLGKGEEGTGGRDKSSILADTVEAVIGAIYLDQGLDSATDFVHRLFDPLIAESAQLGAGLDWKTSLQELTAAVGIGVPEYVVTESGPDHEKTFTAAARVAGEDYGSGSGRSKKEAEQKAAESAWRAIKAKHEAGRPDGDPAAALG; the protein is encoded by the coding sequence ATGTCGGACAGTGGCAGTTCCACCCGCAAGCCGAACCCCGGGACCAATGGGGGCAAGGGCGGTGGGCCGGCTTCGACCGAATACGACGTCCTGGAAGGGCGCCTCGGCTACACGCTCGAGCGCGCCCTTCTGGTACGCGCCCTGACCCACCGCTCGTACGCGTACGAGAACGGCGGGCTGCCCACCAACGAGCGCCTGGAGTTCCTCGGCGACTCGGTGCTGGGCCTCGTGGTGACCGACACCCTCTACCGCCTCCACCCGGAGGTCGCCGAGGGCACGCTCGCCAAACTCCGCGCCGCGGTGGTCAACTCCCGCGCGCTCGCCGAGGTCGGCCGCGGCCTCGACCTCGGAGCCTTCATCCGGCTCGGCAAGGGCGAGGAGGGCACCGGCGGCCGCGACAAGTCGTCGATCCTCGCCGACACCGTCGAAGCCGTGATCGGTGCGATCTACCTCGACCAGGGCCTGGACTCCGCCACGGACTTCGTCCACCGCCTGTTCGACCCGCTGATCGCGGAGTCCGCGCAGCTCGGCGCCGGGCTCGACTGGAAGACCAGCCTCCAGGAGCTCACCGCCGCCGTCGGCATCGGCGTCCCCGAGTACGTGGTCACCGAATCCGGCCCCGACCACGAGAAGACCTTCACCGCCGCCGCCCGGGTGGCCGGCGAGGACTACGGCTCCGGCAGCGGACGCTCGAAGAAGGAAGCCGAGCAGAAGGCCGCCGAGTCCGCCTGGCGCGCCATCAAGGCCAAGCACGAGGCCGGCCGGCCCGACGGCGACCCCGCCGCGGCCCTCGGCTGA
- the smc gene encoding chromosome segregation protein SMC: MHLKSLTLRGFKSFASATTLRFEPGITCVVGPNGSGKSNVVDALSWVMGEQGAKSLRGGKMEDVIFAGTSGRPPLGRAEVSLTIDNTDGALPIDYTEVTITRTMFRNGGSEYALNGTVCRLLDIQELLSDSGIGREMHVIVGQGQLDSVLHADPMGRRAFIEEAAGVLKHRKRKEKALRKLDAMQTNLNRVQDLVAELRRQLGPLGRQAKIARRAAGIQAELRDARLRLLADDLLTLRRAVEAEVADELALKLRRTTVEQQLAAALQREAVLEAQVEQLGPALEAARQTWYRLSSLAERTRGTTGLAEARIRAAATAGQLEERRGRDPEDLEREAERVRAEEAALEAALEQAQDALDEAVEDRTGLERALADEELRLRAAARTIADRREGLARLQGRAAAARTRATAAGAESERLATARDEARLRADAAHREHQRLRTREEESETGEEQAEQHHQQAREALRDAERALSAAREALTAAEKERAALTARHDALALGLRRKDGSAALLGRPGVLGPAAELLTVAPGFELAVAAGLGPAAEALAATDPARAADALAWLRAGDGGRAALLIADRTADDAADPPADVRTSADPPAEVRRAAELIGGPDEVAAAARRILARTAVVEDLDAARRLIDRHPDWTAVTRDGDLLSDTLAHGGSPGAPSPLETRAAVAEAARGIEELDTRCARAAEELAAARAERETRAAEVEQLAALRRRDAQRRAERAGALGRSGGAARAARDEADRAATAAAQADGGLAEARAAAEELAERLATAEELADGGEDEPDPAERDRLAAAASAARQTELESRLAVRTHEERVRGLAGRADQLDRAARAEREARARAAERRERARRESAVATAVATGARHLLGRIEETLAAAEAERAAVEADRAAREAELRQFREHGRALKAELDRLVDAGHRDEVLRAEKRLRIEQLEARALEEFGIEGGDLLSGYGPDQPVPAPPPEDGQEPGEPGRYVRAEVERRLKAAERAHQQLGKVNPLALEEFAALEARHRFLGEQLDDLRRSRRDLMDIVRDVDTRVEQLFTAAYHDTAAQFEGVFARLFPGGEGRLLLTDPENMLTTGVEVEARPPGKKVKRLSLLSGGERSLTAVALLVSIFKARPSPFYVMDEVEAALDETNLRRLVGIMEELRESSQLIVITHQKLTMESADALYGVTMKGDGISQVISQRLRTPGRAAAPQQEHRTALEPAQPGPA, translated from the coding sequence GTGCACCTCAAGAGCCTGACCCTGCGCGGGTTCAAGTCCTTCGCCTCGGCGACCACCCTGCGCTTCGAACCCGGCATCACCTGCGTGGTCGGCCCCAACGGCTCCGGCAAGTCCAACGTCGTCGACGCGCTCTCCTGGGTGATGGGCGAACAGGGCGCCAAGTCGCTGCGCGGCGGCAAGATGGAGGACGTCATCTTCGCCGGCACCAGCGGGCGCCCCCCGCTCGGCCGCGCCGAGGTCAGCCTCACCATCGACAACACCGACGGCGCCCTGCCGATCGACTACACCGAAGTCACCATCACCCGGACGATGTTCCGCAACGGCGGCAGCGAGTACGCGCTCAACGGCACCGTCTGCCGGCTGCTCGACATCCAGGAACTGCTCTCCGACTCCGGCATCGGCCGCGAGATGCACGTCATCGTCGGCCAGGGCCAGCTCGACTCCGTGCTGCACGCCGACCCGATGGGGCGGCGCGCCTTCATCGAGGAGGCGGCTGGCGTCCTCAAGCACCGCAAGCGCAAGGAGAAGGCGCTGCGGAAACTCGACGCGATGCAGACCAACCTCAACCGCGTCCAGGACCTGGTCGCCGAACTGCGCCGCCAGCTCGGCCCGTTGGGCCGCCAGGCGAAGATCGCCCGGCGCGCCGCCGGCATCCAGGCCGAACTCCGCGACGCCCGGCTGCGGCTGCTCGCCGACGACCTGCTCACCCTGCGCCGCGCCGTCGAGGCCGAGGTCGCCGACGAACTCGCGCTCAAACTCCGCCGCACCACCGTCGAGCAGCAACTCGCCGCCGCCCTCCAGCGCGAAGCCGTCCTGGAGGCCCAGGTCGAACAGCTCGGACCGGCCCTCGAAGCCGCCCGGCAGACCTGGTACCGGCTCTCCTCGCTCGCCGAACGCACCCGCGGCACCACCGGGCTCGCCGAGGCCCGGATCCGGGCCGCCGCCACCGCCGGACAGCTGGAGGAGCGCCGCGGCCGCGACCCGGAGGACCTCGAACGCGAGGCCGAACGGGTCCGCGCGGAGGAAGCCGCCCTCGAAGCCGCCCTGGAACAGGCCCAGGACGCCCTCGACGAAGCCGTCGAGGACCGCACCGGACTCGAACGCGCCCTCGCCGACGAGGAGTTGCGGCTCAGAGCGGCCGCCCGGACGATCGCCGACCGGCGCGAAGGACTCGCCCGCCTGCAGGGCCGGGCCGCCGCCGCCCGCACCCGCGCCACCGCCGCCGGGGCCGAGAGCGAACGGCTCGCCACCGCCCGCGACGAGGCCCGGCTGCGCGCCGACGCCGCCCACCGGGAGCACCAGCGGCTCCGCACCCGGGAAGAGGAGTCCGAAACGGGCGAGGAGCAGGCCGAACAGCACCACCAGCAGGCCCGCGAAGCCCTCCGGGACGCCGAACGCGCACTCTCCGCCGCCCGCGAGGCGCTCACCGCCGCCGAGAAGGAACGCGCCGCGCTCACCGCCCGGCACGACGCCCTCGCCCTCGGCCTGCGCCGCAAGGACGGCAGCGCCGCCCTGCTCGGCCGCCCCGGCGTGCTCGGCCCCGCCGCCGAACTCCTCACCGTCGCACCCGGGTTCGAACTCGCGGTGGCCGCCGGACTCGGCCCCGCCGCCGAAGCCCTCGCCGCCACCGACCCCGCCCGCGCCGCCGACGCCCTGGCCTGGCTGCGCGCCGGGGACGGCGGCCGGGCCGCCCTGCTGATCGCCGACCGGACGGCGGACGACGCCGCGGACCCGCCCGCGGACGTGCGCACCTCCGCGGACCCGCCCGCGGAGGTGCGCCGGGCCGCGGAACTGATCGGCGGACCGGACGAGGTGGCCGCCGCCGCCCGGCGGATCCTGGCCCGCACCGCCGTGGTCGAGGACCTCGACGCCGCCCGGCGACTGATCGACCGCCACCCCGACTGGACCGCGGTCACCCGCGACGGCGACCTGCTCTCCGACACCCTCGCCCACGGCGGCTCACCCGGCGCGCCCAGCCCGCTGGAGACCCGCGCCGCCGTCGCCGAAGCCGCCCGCGGCATCGAGGAACTCGACACCCGCTGCGCCCGGGCCGCCGAAGAGCTCGCCGCCGCCCGGGCCGAACGCGAGACCCGCGCCGCCGAGGTCGAACAACTGGCCGCACTGCGCCGCCGGGACGCGCAGCGCCGGGCCGAACGCGCCGGCGCCCTCGGCCGCTCCGGCGGCGCCGCCCGGGCCGCCCGGGACGAGGCCGACCGCGCCGCCACCGCCGCCGCCCAGGCCGACGGCGGCCTCGCCGAGGCCCGGGCCGCCGCCGAGGAACTCGCCGAACGCCTCGCCACCGCCGAGGAACTCGCCGACGGCGGCGAGGACGAACCCGACCCCGCCGAACGCGACCGGCTCGCCGCCGCCGCCTCCGCCGCCCGGCAGACCGAGCTGGAGTCCCGGCTCGCCGTCCGCACCCACGAGGAGCGGGTGCGCGGCCTCGCCGGACGCGCCGACCAGCTCGACCGGGCCGCCCGCGCCGAGCGCGAGGCCCGCGCCCGCGCCGCCGAACGGCGCGAACGCGCCCGCCGGGAGTCCGCCGTCGCCACCGCCGTCGCCACCGGCGCCCGGCACCTGCTCGGCCGGATCGAGGAGACCCTCGCCGCCGCCGAGGCCGAACGCGCCGCCGTCGAGGCCGACCGGGCCGCCCGCGAGGCCGAACTGCGGCAGTTCCGCGAGCACGGCCGCGCCCTCAAGGCCGAACTCGACCGGCTGGTCGACGCCGGCCACCGCGACGAGGTGCTGCGCGCCGAGAAGCGGCTGCGGATCGAACAGCTCGAGGCCCGGGCCCTGGAGGAGTTCGGCATCGAGGGCGGCGACCTGCTCTCCGGCTACGGCCCCGACCAGCCCGTTCCCGCCCCGCCGCCCGAGGACGGCCAGGAACCCGGCGAGCCCGGGCGCTACGTCCGCGCCGAGGTCGAACGGCGGCTCAAGGCCGCCGAGCGCGCCCACCAGCAGCTCGGCAAGGTCAACCCGCTCGCGCTGGAGGAGTTCGCCGCGCTGGAGGCCCGGCACCGCTTCCTCGGCGAACAGCTCGACGACCTGCGCCGGAGCCGCCGCGACCTGATGGACATCGTCCGCGACGTCGACACCCGGGTCGAGCAGCTGTTCACCGCCGCCTACCACGACACCGCCGCCCAGTTCGAGGGCGTCTTCGCCCGGCTGTTCCCCGGCGGCGAGGGCCGGCTGCTGCTCACCGACCCGGAGAACATGCTCACCACCGGCGTCGAGGTCGAGGCCCGGCCGCCCGGCAAGAAGGTCAAGCGGCTCTCGCTGCTCTCCGGCGGCGAACGCTCGCTCACCGCCGTCGCCCTGCTGGTGTCGATTTTCAAGGCCCGGCCCAGCCCGTTCTACGTGATGGACGAGGTCGAGGCCGCGCTCGACGAGACCAACCTGCGGCGGCTGGTCGGGATCATGGAGGAGCTGCGGGAGAGCTCCCAACTGATCGTCATCACCCACCAGAAGCTCACCATGGAGTCCGCGGACGCCCTGTACGGCGTCACCATGAAGGGCGACGGCATCTCCCAGGTGATCAGCCAGCGGCTGCGGACGCCGGGGCGGGCCGCGGCACCGCAGCAGGAGCACAGGACAGCGCTGGAACCCGCGCAGCCGGGCCCGGCATAG
- the mutM gene encoding bifunctional DNA-formamidopyrimidine glycosylase/DNA-(apurinic or apyrimidinic site) lyase, whose translation MPELPEVEVVRRGLARWAAGRTVADVQVLHPRAVRRQAGGADEFTALLRGRTLGTPQRRGKYLWVPLGDGLSMVGHLGMSGQLLVQEPEMADSVHLRARLRFADGGTELRFVDQRTFGGLAVEEAEADDPEATPVSLAHIARDPLDPRFDDPAFATALRAKRTTVKRALLDQTLISGVGNIYADEALWRSRLHYDRPTATLTRPAALELLGHARDVMTAALAVGGTSFDSMYVNVNGESGYFSRDLDAYGREGRPCRRCGTPMRRDPWMNRSSYSCPKCQRPPRA comes from the coding sequence GTGCCCGAACTGCCCGAGGTCGAGGTGGTCCGCCGCGGCCTGGCCCGCTGGGCCGCCGGACGCACCGTCGCCGACGTCCAGGTGCTGCACCCGCGCGCCGTCCGCCGCCAGGCGGGCGGCGCCGACGAGTTCACCGCGCTGCTGCGCGGCCGCACCCTCGGCACCCCGCAGCGCCGCGGCAAGTACCTGTGGGTGCCGCTCGGCGACGGCCTGTCCATGGTCGGGCACCTCGGCATGAGCGGCCAACTCCTCGTCCAGGAACCGGAGATGGCCGACTCCGTGCACCTGCGGGCCCGGCTCCGGTTCGCCGACGGCGGCACCGAGCTGCGCTTCGTCGACCAGCGCACCTTCGGCGGCCTGGCCGTCGAGGAGGCCGAGGCCGACGACCCCGAGGCCACCCCCGTCTCGCTCGCCCACATCGCCCGCGACCCGCTCGACCCGCGCTTCGACGACCCCGCCTTCGCCACCGCCCTGCGCGCCAAGCGCACCACCGTCAAGCGCGCCCTGCTCGACCAGACCCTGATCAGCGGCGTCGGCAACATCTACGCCGACGAGGCCCTCTGGCGCAGCCGCCTGCACTACGACCGCCCCACCGCCACCCTGACCCGCCCCGCCGCCCTCGAACTCCTCGGCCACGCCCGGGACGTCATGACGGCGGCCCTGGCGGTCGGCGGCACCAGCTTCGACTCGATGTACGTCAACGTCAACGGCGAGAGCGGCTACTTCTCCCGCGACCTCGACGCCTACGGCCGCGAGGGCCGGCCCTGCCGCCGCTGCGGCACCCCGATGCGCCGCGACCCCTGGATGAACCGCTCCAGCTACTCCTGCCCCAAGTGCCAGCGCCCACCCCGGGCCTGA
- the coaD gene encoding pantetheine-phosphate adenylyltransferase has protein sequence MRRAVCPGSFDPITNGHLDIIERASKLYDVVHVAVLINRNKQGMFSIDERIALIEETTAHLGNIKVESHSGLLVDFCRERGIPAIIKGLRAAGDFDYELQMAQMNHGLTGVETLFVPTSPTYSFLSSSLVKEVASLGGDVSHLLPGTVHRRLVERIAERRN, from the coding sequence ATGCGCCGCGCCGTCTGTCCGGGGTCCTTCGACCCCATCACCAACGGACACCTCGACATCATCGAGCGGGCCTCCAAGCTGTACGACGTGGTGCACGTGGCGGTGCTGATCAACCGCAACAAGCAGGGCATGTTCTCGATCGACGAGCGGATCGCCCTGATCGAGGAGACCACCGCCCACCTGGGCAACATCAAGGTCGAGTCGCACAGCGGCCTGCTGGTGGACTTCTGCCGCGAGCGCGGCATCCCGGCGATCATCAAGGGCCTGCGGGCGGCCGGCGACTTCGACTACGAACTCCAGATGGCCCAGATGAACCACGGGCTCACCGGCGTCGAGACGCTGTTCGTGCCGACCTCGCCGACGTACAGCTTCCTCTCCTCCAGCCTGGTCAAGGAGGTCGCCTCGCTCGGCGGCGACGTCTCGCACCTGCTGCCCGGGACGGTGCACCGGCGACTGGTCGAGCGGATCGCCGAACGCCGCAACTGA
- the rpmF gene encoding 50S ribosomal protein L32: MAVPKRKMSRSNTRHRRSNWKAVVPALVACDRCHEPKLAHIACPSCGTYNRRQVLSV; the protein is encoded by the coding sequence GTGGCTGTTCCGAAGCGGAAGATGTCGCGCAGCAACACGCGTCACCGCCGTTCCAACTGGAAGGCCGTCGTGCCCGCGCTCGTGGCGTGCGACCGCTGCCACGAGCCGAAGCTCGCGCACATCGCGTGCCCGAGCTGCGGCACGTACAACCGTCGCCAGGTCCTCTCGGTCTGA